The genomic region CCGTCTGCAAAATTAAGAATCACCTTAGTACCTAAAGCTTGTGTATTTTTACCTTCGCCTCTCAAGGTTAGCGAAAGAAAGTTATTTGAAAACTGCTCATTTTCGAGGTTTTCATAAAACAAAATCGGATCATTAAGATTATTGATAATTAGATCAAGATCACCATCATTATCAAAATCGGCATAAGCCATAGCATTAGAAACCGTCTTAAGCTTAAGCCCCCAGTCTTCAGTTTTATCTTCAAAAAGTAACCCGTCAACATTTTTATAGATATAATTGGAAACCTTAGTAGAGGGAATTTTACTGATCAACAGTCCTAAATCGAGCTTTTCCCCGGTAGACTGAGCACGTGCATAGGCTTCATGGACCGTATAATTGTTGAAATCGAGGTTGCTATAATCTCTAAGATATCCATTACTAATAATAACATCTTTAAATCCGTCATTATCATAATCAGCAAACAAAGGTGCCCAACTCCAATCGGTATTAGAAATCCCTGCAAGTTGTCCTACCTCTGTAAAACGCAAGTTTCCCTCGGGATCCAGACCTTTGTTCAAATGTAGGTTATTCCGCATATACTGCTTGTGATAACCACTATCTATAAGACGTTGCGTTTTATTATATTCATCTGGTCCTTTCAGCACTTTTTGTCGGTAATTATCTTCGGGAAGCATATCTACCACAAACAAATCCGGATTTAAATCATTATTAATATCGGCTACGTCAGATCCCATGGAGTATTTCGAGAAATGTGCAAAAGAGGCTTTTGAGGTTTCGGTAAAAGTACCGTCACCATTATTCAAATAACAAAAGTCCTGTTCAGAATAATCATTTGTTACAAAAATATCAGGGTATCCATCTTTATTTAAATCACTGATTGCCGCACTCAGACCAAAGTTGATTCCTGTACCATCAATTCCCGCTTTTTCAGACACTTCTACAAATTTATCACCCTGATTTTCATAAAGTTGATTACCATAATAAGGATGTCGCTTGCTCCGCAACATAGTCACATTAAAAAATATATTGTAAAATTTATTAGCGTGATTGAGCAAAAATAAATCAAGATCTCCATCCAGGTCATAATCCAAAAAATAAGCCTGTGTGCTAAAAGTGCCTATAGCATCAACACCATACTCATTGGCCTGCTCTTTAAAAGTAGGTAAACCATTTTTATCGAGTCCCTGATTTATAAATAACTGATTTGATCTGGGCTTATAATCATTAATCAGGGGGGCTGTCATCCCTTCCTGTGGAGCATTGCCGGAATAACATAAATAAATGTCAATAAGGCCGTCACCATTAATATCTGCCATTGCTGCACCAGTTTTCCAGCCTTCTTTTTCTTCTAATTGAATTTTTGTGGTAATGTCTTCAAATTTCAAACCCCCTTTATTTAAGAAAAGCTTATTTTTCACTTGATTCCCAGACAAGTATATATCAGGAAAACCATCATTATTCACATCTCCTATGGCCACTCCACCACCGTTATAAATGTATTCGTAAGTAATGATATTATTTTTTTCGGTTTCCGTGAGCGTATTTTCGAAATCAATACCGGTTAGAGAAGGACTTAGAAGATTAAATAAAGGAGATTTTTCGGTTGATACTAATTCTTTATCCTCAGTACGACAAGCCGTAAAAACCAATAAAAACAATAAGTAAATTCTCGAAGTTTGAGTATTCATAAAAGATTATTTAAATATCTGCCACAAACTGCAATGCACAAATAAAAAATTTTAGAAGGCATTGACACTGCAAATATTCAAACATAATAATTTTAATAAAATTTTAACATATAAAACATTTAAATTATAATAAAAATATTAAAAATTAAACGGTATCCTTATCGTATTTTACCCATCATATTCAAGCCATCCATAATAATCCGGTTTAGGGAAATAAAGCGAAACTAGCCTTAAAAATTAAAGCTAAGTAAATAGATAAGAAAAACTATTAAAATCCTTTTTTAGAGATTACACATATATTAATAGCAATTAAAATACTTAAGGGAAAGCTAATAAATCAAATTATGTTTTATTTCTGGACGTCCAGATCCCGATAGAAGTTTTCGAAACCAGATCGGATCATTAATCTCGATTATTAAGTCAAAGAGAAGCATGTACATACAGGCTTCTCTTTGACTTAATAATTCAACTTAAAAAATCTAAACATCAACCTAACTATTGATAAATTGTGCTGTTGTTTAAAATCTTATTTATTCTATTTTTAGAATCCGAGATTTTGGTTTTCCTACATCCTTATTATAACTCACAATAATAGTATCTTCCTGCATACTTTTTTCTTTTTCCAATTTCAACTGAAAATCAGTTGTTTTTGACACATCAATCGTTTTCGTTTCAAAACCAATATAGGTAAGAACAACTTTTGAATCTTCCGGAATTTGCAATTCAAAATTTCCTTCAGCATCGGTAACACTACCAAAACTGGTATTAGGAACAAAGATATTTACTCCTTTTAGGGCTACTCCTTCTTCTGAAGTAACACTACCCGCTATAGTTTTAAAATCCTGTGCATTAATTTTATTAAGCATGCCCATTCCCAACATTAAGGCAAAAGCAATTAGAAATGTGCTGTAATCTTTATTTACCTTTCGCATTATTCTTTTATATTAATAATTAGTAATTCAGTTTTCCATAGCTTTTATAAAACCATTATCCCTATCTATCTACGATAACGTTCTAGTAATTCAAAAGAATATCAATATCAGTTTTTCAAAAGTTCCTTTTCTTATAAAACTTATATTCTTTAGCTTGAGATTTTTAGAGCTGAATATTTATAAGTTTTCCGATCTCCCTGTAATCGATTACACTAATTTATAGTTTAATTATCAATATGCCAAAAAAATCCATTTTAAAAATATCTCTGAAATAAATTACTGTTGAAAAATAATGATTCTTCAATACTAAGAATAACTGAGTCGCAACAAAGCTTATTAAATCGAATTCTTATATTGTGGCATATTTTATTTAAAATTAAATTTAATCCTGGATTAAAAATACATGGCTGAAAAGGTTACCATATATGATATTTCTAAAAAGCTTAATATAAGTGCGGCTACAGTTTCAAGAGCCTTAAACAACAATCCAAAGATTAGCCAAAAAACTCGTGAGCTTGTTTTAAAAACCGCTGCCAAAATGAACTATAAGCAAAACAGATTGGCACAAGCTTTAAAAAGTGGACGCACCAATAATGTTGGTGTGATCGTACCTTTTATAAATCGAAGTTTTTTTTCTAGTGTAATCCGTGGTATCGAGGAAGAACTTTCTCCACATGGATATCATGTTATTATCTGCCAGAGTCATGAAGATGTAGATAATGAAATTAAGCAAATCGATACGCTTTTAAATACTCAGGTAGATGGTATCTTTATGTCGGTTGCTAAAACCACACAGGATACCTCCCATATTCAAAAAGCACTTGCTGAAAATACGCCTTTGGTGTTTTTTGATCGGAAAAAAGATGTGCCCGGTTTAAGCTCAGTAATCATCGACGATTTTAAAGGTGGCTATCTTGCCACACAACATTTAATCAAGCAGGGATGTAAAAAGATCGCTCATTTTTCAGGTGATCTTAGTGTTGAGATATACAAAAACAGGCATCAGGGATATTTAAAAGCATTAAAAGATCATGGTATAACTCCTCTAAGTCGCTTTAGTTTACAGGTAAATAGTAAACTCGAATCAGGAATTTCTGCCGTAAAAGAATTATGGGAATTTGAAGAAAAACCCGATGCAATCTTTTCTGCTAGTGATTACGCAGCTTTGGGAGCGATTCAGGAATTAAGAAAAATAGGCATCAAAATCCCCAAAGAAGTTTGCGTAGTAGGCTTTAGTAATGAACCCTTTACAAAATATATGGAATTACCGATTACCTCGGTAGATCAGACCCCTTTTGAAATGGGAAAGATTGCAGCTCAGGTATTTTTAGAACAAATCGAAAGCCAAATACTCACTGCCGAAAAAAAGGTGGTACTTGCTCCCGAACTTTATATTAGAGATTCTTCTAATCGAAATTTATAGAGAAACTCCTCTTTTCCATGGAATAAAATCGTTTTGATCATTCTGATCGGCTTTAGCGTTGGTTTCTCCACTGGCTACGTCGATGATATATTCCAAGATTTCTTCGCCCATTTCCTCGATTGTTTTTTCGCCTTTGATAACGGCTCCACTATCAATATCAATAATGTCTGGCATTCTTCCTGCTAAAATGGAATTCGAAGCTACCTTAATTACCGGTGCAATTGGATTTCCCGTGGGTGTTCCCAATCCGGTGGTGAATACGACCACATTAGCGCCCGAACCTACCATTGCGGTAGTACTTTCTACATCGTTACCTGGGGTACACAATAAATTTAATCCGGGTTTGGTTACGTATTCGCCGTAATCTAAAATATCCTGAATAGGTGAAGTTCCTCCTTTTTTAGCTGCTCCGGCAGATTTCATCGCATCGGTAATTAAACCATCTTTGATGTTTCCGGGAGATGGATTCATATCAAAACCTGAACCGGAAGCTTCAGCGGCATCTTCATAGGCACGCATTAGTTTTAGAAAACGTTTTGCTTTTTCTTCATCCACACATCTATTGACTAACTCCTGCTCTACTCCACATAACTCGGGGAATTCTGATAGAATTGGTGAACCGCCTAATGCTGCAAGTAAATCGGATGCATAACCTAAGGAAGGATTTGCTGAAATTCCCGAAAAACCATCAGATCCTCCACATTCTAAACCTAATTTCAGTTTAGATAAGGGAGCGGGTTGACGCTGAATTTCATTAGCTTTTTTAATACCATCAAAAGAATCCCGAATAATCTTATTCAACATTTCATCAATCGTACCTTCTTGCTGCTGTTCATAAATTAAAACAGGTTTATCTAACTTTGGATTGATAGCATCTAAAGCATTTTGAAAAATATCGATCTGAAGGTTCTGACAACCTAAACTCAATACTGTTGCTCCGGCCACATTGGGATTATTTACATAACCGGCCAGTAATTTTGATAAAGAAACCGAATCCTGTCGAATACCGCCGCAGCCTCCTTGATGCGTTATAAAGCGTACTTCTACATTATCAAAAATAGGCTCTTCGTCTGGCGTTTTATCTTCACTTAATTCAATATTCTCCCCGCTAATTAAATTGCGAAGTAATTTTCGTTGTTTACTGGATTTATGAAAAGAGAGTTCTTTTTCGAAAACGTCTTTCAGCAATTCTACATTTCTGTTTTCACAAAAAACCAACGGAAAAAACAACCATACATTTTGTGTTCCTACCTGTCCGTCATTACGATGGTA from Zunongwangia profunda SM-A87 harbors:
- a CDS encoding carboxypeptidase-like regulatory domain-containing protein; its protein translation is MRKVNKDYSTFLIAFALMLGMGMLNKINAQDFKTIAGSVTSEEGVALKGVNIFVPNTSFGSVTDAEGNFELQIPEDSKVVLTYIGFETKTIDVSKTTDFQLKLEKEKSMQEDTIIVSYNKDVGKPKSRILKIE
- a CDS encoding LacI family DNA-binding transcriptional regulator — its product is MAEKVTIYDISKKLNISAATVSRALNNNPKISQKTRELVLKTAAKMNYKQNRLAQALKSGRTNNVGVIVPFINRSFFSSVIRGIEEELSPHGYHVIICQSHEDVDNEIKQIDTLLNTQVDGIFMSVAKTTQDTSHIQKALAENTPLVFFDRKKDVPGLSSVIIDDFKGGYLATQHLIKQGCKKIAHFSGDLSVEIYKNRHQGYLKALKDHGITPLSRFSLQVNSKLESGISAVKELWEFEEKPDAIFSASDYAALGAIQELRKIGIKIPKEVCVVGFSNEPFTKYMELPITSVDQTPFEMGKIAAQVFLEQIESQILTAEKKVVLAPELYIRDSSNRNL
- a CDS encoding UxaA family hydrolase, yielding MKNKLIKVHPEDNVAIALTDLWQGDKLDFEGEEVIVLSDVKAKHKITMVDLEPESKIYMYGVLVGKATSSIKRGDVLTVDNVKHQASTTTEKTATVAYTAPDISKWKERTFMGYHRNDGQVGTQNVWLFFPLVFCENRNVELLKDVFEKELSFHKSSKQRKLLRNLISGENIELSEDKTPDEEPIFDNVEVRFITHQGGCGGIRQDSVSLSKLLAGYVNNPNVAGATVLSLGCQNLQIDIFQNALDAINPKLDKPVLIYEQQQEGTIDEMLNKIIRDSFDGIKKANEIQRQPAPLSKLKLGLECGGSDGFSGISANPSLGYASDLLAALGGSPILSEFPELCGVEQELVNRCVDEEKAKRFLKLMRAYEDAAEASGSGFDMNPSPGNIKDGLITDAMKSAGAAKKGGTSPIQDILDYGEYVTKPGLNLLCTPGNDVESTTAMVGSGANVVVFTTGLGTPTGNPIAPVIKVASNSILAGRMPDIIDIDSGAVIKGEKTIEEMGEEILEYIIDVASGETNAKADQNDQNDFIPWKRGVSL